The Osmerus eperlanus chromosome 12, fOsmEpe2.1, whole genome shotgun sequence genome has a segment encoding these proteins:
- the prr15lb gene encoding proline-rich protein 15-like protein B gives MADPSWWRLTFTRKKKSEAKVLYEIPAEYGSNTGNKEHSGNPPCSDPMDSQFNARLEKIMDKSATKGRHVKVSHSGRFKEKKKIRAALAENPDLFPQHDLSDENHMAEK, from the coding sequence ATGGCTGACCCCAGCTGGTGGAGACTGACCTTTACACGCAAGAAGAAGTCAGAGGCCAAGGTCCTATATGAGATCCCAGCAGAGTACGGCAGCAACACTGGGAACAAGGAGCACTCCGGCAATCCTCCTTGCTCAGACCCTATGGACAGCCAGTTCAATGCACGTCTGGAGAAAATAATGGATAAGTCTGCGACCAAAGGACGGCATGTCAAAGTGTCTCACTCCGGTCGCttcaaggagaagaagaagatccGTGCCGCGCTGGCCGAGAACCCCGACCTGTTCCCCCAGCATGACCTCAGTGATGAGAACCATATGGCGGAGaaataa
- the pnpo gene encoding pyridoxine-5'-phosphate oxidase, with the protein MRRILSCSVLKNIIRSHLHCHSFLTVCPRKRFQRPHCTKSSSTTTAMDLSDMRKKYKGDDECFEEDQLASLDPIKQFGDWFDQATKCPEVLEANAMCIATANKDGRPSARMVLLKGYSHEGFRFFSNYESRKGGELESNPYACLVFYWEPLNRQIRIEGKVERIPYQSSCDYFHSRPKSSQIGAVVSRQSTVVPDRNYLRQKNSELEEKYKDTEVPMPDYWGGYIVKPDLMEFWQGQTNRLHDRIVFTQPKNGEADLKEFQHPAEGGWVYQRLSP; encoded by the exons ATGAGGCGCATTCTCAGTTGCAGTGTGTTGAAGAATATAATACGAAGTCATCTTCACTGTCATTCTTTTTTGACTGTTTGTCCTCGAAAGAGATTTCAACGACCCCATTGCACAAAATCGTCAAGCACTACAACAGCTATGGATCTCAGTGACATGCGGAAAAAATACAAAGGAGACGATGAG TGCTTTGAGGAGGACCAGCTAGCATCACTGGACCCTATCAAGCAGTTTGGGGATTGGTTCGATCAAGCCACAAAGTGTCCTGAAGTTCTAGAAGCCAATGCAATGTGTATTGCCACAGCTAATAA AGATGGACGCCCTTCAGCCCGTATGGTCTTGCTAAAAGGATACAGCCATGAAGGATTCCGGTTTTTTTCTAACTATGAAAGCCGAAAAGGTGGAGAGCTG GAGAGCAACCCTTATGCTTGTCTGGTCTTCTACTGGGAGCCTCTAAACAGACAG atccgtATTGAGGGCAAGGTGGAGCGAATCCCCTACCAGAGTTCCTGTGACTACTTCCACTCCCGTCCCAAGAGCAGCCAGATCGGGGCAGTTGTAAGCAGGCAGAGCACGGTGGTGCCTGATAGAAAT TACCTGAGACAGAAAAATTCTGAACTAGAGGAAAAGTACAAGGATACAGAAGTCCCTATGCCTGATTATTG GGGCGGCTACATTGTCAAGCCCGACTTGATGGAGTTCTGGCAGGGTCAGACCAACAGACTACATGATCGCATCGTCTTTACACAGCCCAAAAATGGAGAGGCTGACCTGAAGGAGTTCCAGCATCCagcagagggaggctgggtgtaCCAGCGGCTGTCCCCCTGA
- the mrpl10 gene encoding large ribosomal subunit protein uL10m: MITYTCLVVLLPVKMAATLCGKLLQSRVRLPLTHSVRHMAKAVTRHRKPMHIIKQKLLALTEYIPPKPHAPPGALTPRARPVQEESALALILKRDVKTMFQECKMIAVIQDNATNTEDMLLLKKRLHKHGIAIKFIPNQVMKSFLPGSPYSNLMPLFIGQTVLFVSKEPKVKEMLVSLRSSPQMVLLGACVDNTLLSPQGLLIYSKLPSVTVIQGELVSGLTMLTSQTASLLQRHPTHLSALLQQYLKQQSPEAGAEDTAVESSTTKAEEET, translated from the exons ATGATCACCTACACATGCCTTGTTGTATTACTTCCTGTCAAAATGGCAGCGACCTTGTGTGGCAAGTTACTGCAGAGCCGGG TACGGCTGCCCCTGACACATAGTGTCCGCCATATGGCCAAGGCAGTCACGCGACACAGGAAGCCTATGCACATTATCAAGCAGAAGCTGTTGGCCCTCACAGAGTACATTCCCCCTAAACCACATGCTCCCCCAGGGGCATTGACACCCCGCGCCAGACCAGTTCAGGAG GAGAGTGCCCTAGCGTTGATTTTGAAGAGGGATGTGAAGACCATGTTCCAAGAGTGTAAGATGATTGCTGTCATACAAGACAACGCTACAAATACAGAAGATATGCTTCTTCTCAAAAAGAGGCTCCACAAGCATGGGATCGCCATCAAATTCATACCTAACCAG GTGATGAAGTCTTTTCTCCCAGGAAGCCCTTACAGTAATCTGATGCCACTATTTATTGGTCAGACTGTTTTATTTGTCAGTAAAGAGCCCAAGGTGAAGGAGATGCTTGTCTCTCTAAGGAGCAGTCCACAGATGGTATTGTTAG GGGCCTGTGTCGACAACACGTTGCTGTCACCACAAGGTTTGCTGATTTACTCCAAGCTGCCTTCAGTGACAGTCATCCAGGGAGAGTTGGTGAGTGGCCTGACCATGCTGACCTCTCAGACGGCCTCCCTGCTACAGCGGCACCCCACCCATCTGTCAGCCCTGCTCCAGCAGTACCTCAAACAGCAGAGTCCAGAGGCAGGTGCAGAGGACACTGCTGTGGAAAGCAGCACCAcgaaggcagaggaagagacatAG